AATTTGGTTGATTgatgttattttcatttgagTATGTATATTCCAAGCTTGGCTCATACAATATGtatgatccagcttgagggggagtgttagaattattgttgTGTGTTCAGAGTGAGTTGGAAAGGAGTGTTAGTGTGTATGTGAGCTGTGAGTGTGTATGTGATATATCTGAGTGTGTGTGAGGTGTATTCCATTAACTTAATCCTATAAGTATAGGATTAAGGAAAATGGTGTAAGTGAAGTGaatcaataatatttcatttaacaGTGATAACTTGATCTCTTGGAAGAACAAGAAACAAATTGTTGTAGCAAAATCTACTATAGAAGCAAAATTTAGAACTATGACCTCTGTCACTTGTGAACTTATTTGGCTTAAACAATTCCTTAAAGAGTTGCAATTTGGATGTCACTCAaatgatacttatatgtgaAAATCAAGATGTTCTTCATAATAGCTCTAATCTTATATTTCATGAAAAGATCAAACACATTGAGGCTGGCTGACATTTtattcgagaaaaaatcatatctagAGACATTAAAattgagtttgttaactcaagtgATCAATTAGATTATATTATAACCAAGTCTTTACTGAGACTtggaattgattatatttgtaacaagtttggtacatacaatttataTGTACCAGCTTGAGAAGGGAAtgttatatattgttaaaatatcattatatattgTTAGTTACAATATTATGTGTTAATTTTAAATGTACCCAACTTAggttctcttttattttcatatctataaatacaatttatGTGAGGATTCcatattaatatcaattttagaTGTTTCCAACTTCACTCTTCTAATACCCAAGTTTTATATCCCCTTGCTAGTCCTAACCTCAACCACCCAAAGACATTTATGATAATTGATAGTAGTAACAAGTATTTCTACCTCAACTATCTCTCCCATTCTCACTACTACGGCAATCCTGTGCAACCAAACACAATTTTTTCCATgaagattaaaaaaacatagaatACATGTGCTCAAAAAATCCTttcatcatcaacttcattcatataaaattccctttttctcttttgtttctgCTAACAAGCAAAAACTGTATGACTCtcataatttatcatatttttgagACTGATATCGAGTCTAAAGAACCAGtataatgtattatttcaaagtgaaaacattttcaaatttgaagttcatacaaaaaaaattacctgTGACAGTGCTTCTGACATGTAGAATAGTGCTTTATAGGAGGAATTATCAATTTTTCTAGCAGCATAGCAGTCTCTTATAGCCATATGAGCATCGTTTTTCCAATCCCTCTGgataaagaatgaaaaattaaaaacatgtcAAGTCcagcaaaaaatatataaaaaaaaaatactaaactGAAAGGAGAACGAAACGCTGAGacccataataataataaccttGATCAATAGTGCAGCACGAGTGCACAAGCATTCATGTTTAAGCGCAGACCCAATGATATGGCTATAGCCATTCAAAACCTCATTACATGCCTCGATTCCATAATAGGGTATCCCATTGTCCAATGATTTCTTAGCATATTTTATCAGTTTCCTGCACTTGTCAAGCTGCAAAACCCAATTagtcaagaaaaatattatgagaAAGCTAAAGTGACATCTCTTAGATCCcccaaaaaaagtaaaaacttcGTACCTTTGCAGCAATGTTCTTTTTAATAGGAAACCCGTTTGGGAAGACATTAGACACACAAGACTGCAACTCTATCCCATTAACTATAGGAGAGTAAGTCATCATCTTTGATACGTCACCTGAAGTATATTGCATCTCATTCATTCCAGCTgcacaacaaaaaatattaagtacTATCTCACCTTtaaaatctacataaacatAGAAACCATAACATAACAGAATGTAAGTTACTGCAGTAACACAGTCATAGATAGTTGAGAATATCCAAATCCACACGATAATCAAAACTTAGAAAATAACTGACATATCATCAGAGAAAACCTGTCAGCAAATGAAATAAATACTTCCTTCCAAaggaatatttaataaattggaACTCTGATAAGGTCTTCAAAAGATGTACTGTGAGTTCCAGTTGAAAAAGCTAAACAAAGAGTAAAAGATATGCAGAATTAGCATGTGCCACACATCATGGAAATATCAAAGTGAAATGCAGTATCATTGGCCTCTTCAAAacacgagaaaaaaaaaacaaaaataaaggaaattcACTATTCAAGCTTCATTACATTATTTAAAGTCTCAACACCTTCTAACCAAGAGttcataaaaaaacacattacaCTTGTGTATCTGATAATTTGACTTAAAGGTTACAGCTAAAACAAGTACAGCGTAACCAAATAAAATGACAAGTAACTGTCAGGAAATGAAAGAACTTCTATAATTTACCCATATCCCAAgttgaacaaacaaaaaacacatTATCTTATACTacttgtgaaaaataaataaacaagaaatGAAGAATCAAGGTTCAATGCTATTACCATGATTTACATTCATCAGGTAAGCATGCTCTCCACTATAGCTGAGGAGAACCTCATGTCCATCAGGACTGAATGTAACATGAGTTAAGTGTAAGCTTGGATGTCCCTGTAAAATAGATAcaatttgagagaaaaaaacatttgGCCTGAAGTGTTATAAAGACTTACATGTCCAAAACACACCATATACCAAGGGGGGAAATGAGAAAATCAATAAAACATAAAGCACGTAGGGCATTTAGTATGAAGAATGGAAAATTAACATTACAAACTCACTTTATTTTGGTTTAGAGATTTGGAGAATAGAGATAGGAAATACTAATGATATTTGCAACCCAAGTATTTTTTAATGTGTAGACTACTATGTATCTTAGGTTCTTTTCCAAAAAACATTTGTTTAAAATCAACATCACCAATATCCCAAGGAAAAACTGCCGCCACCATAGTCACAGCTGTCATTTTCCTCATGAGACATTAATATTTCCCTGAATACCACCATCTCCTAAGACACAAATATGCCCAACCCAACAGTGGATGTTGGTGTGTAAAAATACTGTTGTTTTATGAGGATACCCAAAGGGTAAGTACGTGGAATTCAACACAGTACCAATCCCACTTAGCCCTCTAGGATGAAATAGAATTCCCAATGTTGTGGTAAATTGTGTTGCCTTTCAACATTAATGAAACATGTAAGGTTGTCACTCAAAAGTTTATGTAAACTCATAGATGCACTTCAAAAGGGTTAGCTATATGAGAGGAAAAAGATCTTGATTGGATTTTAAAACAGGGCATACATacacatatacacacatatgtatgtatatatacacatatatgtaagtatatacatacacacacacacatgcatatacacacacacacaaatatatatatatatatatatatatatatatatatatatatatatatatatatatatatatatacatatatatatatatatattggttgtGGTTATACACATTAGAGGATTCTATCACATGAATGTGTCATTCCTTTCTTCACCAGCAATATAAACACTTAAAGAATTGATAATCACATATATGTAAAGCCAAGGGACTCACACGATCAGAAAGATGCATTggacaaaaataattaacacaAGGAGGAGGAGACATTCTTTTTCGACATGAGCTTAGAGGTGGCAGCATCCTTCTATCATATAACCGTGCAAAGGCATCACTGCAAGATATAGAAAGTCTAAAATCAGTTTTGAAATAGAAAGGACGAATTAATTAACACAATTAATTACCAGAAATATTTACCTCCCACCAACAAGGAGCAAATGCGGCCTAGTTGAACTAATATCACAAGACTTTAAAGAAAGGACTTGTTTAGGAGGATCACCAAGTGATCTTTTAGAACCACTTCGTAAGTCAAGCTGACATTAAACATGAAAATCAgttaatgagaaaaaaaaacaaggattCCAACTTTTGAAAACAGTGATCATAGTTAACCAGCTTCCTGACTAACTTGCagtacaaaaatacaaaaactacACTCTGCAAAGATTGTAAACATCCGAATGTTTTAAGAAAAGGCAATAATGATAGCATCATGAGATCAAGGATGCAACCAAGATCACAAGCTTAGAATTAACAATTCCCTTGAGACGCCTTAGTCATATAGGTTTTCCATGCGGACTTATAATTTAGGATATAAATTAGCTACCATAATAACTTGTGACAGTTTGGAAAAACAGGACAAAATGTCAGAGAAGTGATTTGAATTTTGACTACTTCTACAATCACATTAGTGTAAAAtgcataataaataatataaaaaaacatttccgtaataaaaaaaacacgGCGTAGTTACATTCAACATTATTGCAGGTAACAATATACTCCTGCAACCTACCTTGGTGAAAAGACTTGAATGGGAAGTTCtcattttaatgaaaaagaatcAGCTCATTGATGAGACCAACATAAATGGTACATGTTGATTCAGATGCTCTGGATAGCAAGCAAACCAATTGGAAATTTGGCAAAATCAAATATTACAGAAATGGAGGATATTCAGTTTTCCCAGATCACATATATGCAAGGAAGAgctgtaaattttaaatttacaattcTGCTCAGATGTTCATGTCAGACAAGGTTCAAATGCATTCAAAATCGTATGTATGAATACAACTGTGTTAAACCACTTACAAGAATATTTCGACACTCTTGGTGTGAAGACCCAGCTGGAGGACAAGAGGTACCTTCCCGAAAATCATGTTGTCTCAAGGTCCCATCTTCACTAGCACTCCAAACTACATTAGGGTTGCCATTTTCAACCTGCAAAAAGGAATAAGGAAGACGTGAAAACTAACATTATTTAGCCTAAATTAGGCCTTCCTACAtaggttttgttttatttcctttaaCCTCATTGATCTAATGCTATTCAAACTATGCTAAATTAGCAAATTCTTAGACCACATAACTTACAGCCAATTTCTTGACTCTTCGAGCATGGCATTGGTAAAGTGCAGATGGAGCAATGATTGAATTGTCGCTAGATCCACTTCCACTTAGGCGAGACAAGTTAAATAAACGGACCtagcaaaataaataaataaaaaattgagaattAAAACTGCATTAcccattaaaaatattcaagaaTCACAATACTACTTCAGCATCTCCGGCTCCAGAGGCTACAAGCTCATCAGAAGTTTCTGGTATAAACTTAGTACAGAATATATTTGCTGTATGTCCTGTATCAATTGAATGTAGAAGTTTTCTACCAGAATAGCTCCAAATATTGATCTGAAAAATTTCAGGGAAACAATTACTGCCTTGTGTTGCTGGAGAAGACCATGAGGAAGTTATAAACCAAAAACAGAAAATCTAAATGCAAAATTTCAGGTAAACAATTAGTTGCCTTCTACTACAATAGAAGATCAAGAGGAAGTTATAAACAAAAAACAGAAAGGCTAAATATTGATCTGCAAAATTTTGGAAGCAATTAATTGCCTTCTGGAGAAGACCAAGAGGAAGTTATAAAACAAAAAGGCTGTAACAATTTTCTATGACTCTATCAGTCTGTTTGCTATCTTTTGACAGTTATGACTGAACTTATCAAAGGATCATTCTAAGTAGTTCGATGATTTTCTTATCATTCcctattttgtttgaaaataaatcACAAACAACTGAGAGAGAACTAGATGCAAGCATAATATAACAAAGAGATGTCAAAGTCTTTAGTAGTAGACGTAGAGTGCAAAAGGGGAGTAATAGGCCAATTTAATCATGGACAAATAAAACTAATTGTCGTTCCCATTTTGTTAAATCTTATAGCTACAATCTAGTATATGTAGATGAGATGGCAATACAAATGACATTAAAAATAAGTGGCTTACCCGAGTATCATCTGATCCGGATATCAACATTGTACCTTTCGAATTCCAAGCCACCGCATTGACACAGCCAAGGTGGCCCTATTCAGACAAGGAGAAACACGATACACAGTGAGGTCAAGAAACAAAAATAGGGTGTATAGATTATTTGTTTTCGAGGTAATGAGGGACATAGAAAATGAAGCAATCAGCTACAGACACATGAAGAGAATGTTCGTTGAAATGCATGGGTAGTGccaataattttaagaaattcgCGATGACTGCCTCCCTTTTTCAAGAAGTCTAATCGATATATGTATCATCATATAATAAAGGTTTTAAATTGCAGGATATTGCTAACAAGTGTATCGTATGTGGCCAAAATTGTGATTGTGCTGCGGTTGTGGTGGCCCAGAAAACTAGATGTCCCGTCCAAGATCACAATTGCAGACCgttttcaaaacattaaatatactGTACAACGATTTGTCAAAGACAAGATGAGTATAAAAGGATTATATGCCTTTACCTTCTACGATCACTTGAGGCACTTCAAAATATACACTTTTTTGTGCATTCCTTCAAGTATTCAATATTCTGTAAACATGCGTAACATAAAGTGCTCGAATTGCCTAAACCCAAACGCAAGTTACGATAAAACAAGAAATCAAGATGAAGATAAGAACACCCAATTTGCGTTACTTAACTTAAGGTGCCtacaaaaacacacaaaaacgtGCATATGATCGAATAACATTTCGGGAGAATATTCACACGGACGCTATTCCAATTCAATGCTCACATATGACAGAAACTACTACGATGCTTGAGTAAATTAAGATACGTTACCAACCTCTAACTCCCTTTCTTGAGAAAGCCTCCGAATGAGAGAGGAATGAGTCTGCAAAGTGTGATTAACATcctaaagaaaagaagaggaacaTTCACGGGGTCAAGAATCATAAGATACGGCAAAAATCACGAACGAAAATCAGAGCACCCAACGAAAATCGCCATGCACGAGATTGAGAATCGGAATTGGCAAGATTCTTAATCGCGTAGTATGGAGACGCTTTGAATttgaggaagagagaaaaggaagaagaataCCAGTGGCGAGTTGAGATATCGAGAGTCAAGAATCGCGTGTATGTTGCCATCGCGAAAGGGAATGGAATCCATGGCAGAAGG
This Vigna angularis cultivar LongXiaoDou No.4 chromosome 4, ASM1680809v1, whole genome shotgun sequence DNA region includes the following protein-coding sequences:
- the LOC108331783 gene encoding protein ALTERED SEED GERMINATION 2 isoform X7, with amino-acid sequence MDSIPFRDGNIHAILDSRYLNSPLDVNHTLQTHSSLIRRLSQERELEGHLGCVNAVAWNSKGTMLISGSDDTRINIWSYSGRKLLHSIDTGHTANIFCTKFIPETSDELVASGAGDAEVRLFNLSRLSGSGSSDNSIIAPSALYQCHARRVKKLAVENGNPNVVWSASEDGTLRQHDFREGTSCPPAGSSHQECRNILLDLRSGSKRSLGDPPKQVLSLKSCDISSTRPHLLLVGGSDAFARLYDRRMLPPLSSCRKRMSPPPCVNYFCPMHLSDRGHPSLHLTHVTFSPDGHEVLLSYSGEHAYLMNVNHAGMNEMQYTSGDVSKMMTYSPIVNGIELQSCVSNVFPNGFPIKKNIAAKLDKCRKLIKYAKKSLDNGIPYYGIEACNEVLNGYSHIIGSALKHECLCTRAALLIKRDWKNDAHMAIRDCYAARKIDNSSYKALFYMSEALSQLGRHEDALDFAVASHSLAPLKSEVAERVENVKKDIALAEAEKNSKANDGASRSDIRGGRILSLSDILYRPEANGDVPQDGSRSDRDDSDYDEELELDFETSISGDEAQDLDSNILHGSLNVRIHRRGDSRDNAGASGPSDSPSSSSQSSRTCYLPEPAVDMKQRFIGHCNIGTDIKQANFLGQRGPLSFWNHLECTTFLRVRYACVHLNVLKAKGLLIFVCWVLYSVDW
- the LOC108331783 gene encoding protein ALTERED SEED GERMINATION 2 isoform X4, translated to MDSIPFRDGNIHAILDSRYLNSPLDVNHTLQTHSSLIRRLSQERELEGHLGCVNAVAWNSKGTMLISGSDDTRINIWSYSGRKLLHSIDTGHTANIFCTKFIPETSDELVASGAGDAEVRLFNLSRLSGSGSSDNSIIAPSALYQCHARRVKKLAVENGNPNVVWSASEDGTLRQHDFREGTSCPPAGSSHQECRNILLDLRSGSKRSLGDPPKQVLSLKSCDISSTRPHLLLVGGSDAFARLYDRRMLPPLSSCRKRMSPPPCVNYFCPMHLSDRGHPSLHLTHVTFSPDGHEVLLSYSGEHAYLMNVNHAGMNEMQYTSGDVSKMMTYSPIVNGIELQSCVSNVFPNGFPIKKNIAAKLDKCRKLIKYAKKSLDNGIPYYGIEACNEVLNGYSHIIGSALKHECLCTRAALLIKRDWKNDAHMAIRDCYAARKIDNSSYKALFYMSEALSQLGRHEDALDFAVASHSLAPLKSEVAERVENVKKDIALAEAEKNSKANDGASRSDIRGGRILSLSDILYRPEANGDVPQDGSRSDRDDSDYDEELELDFETSISGDEAQDLDSNILHGSLNVRIHRRGDSRDNAGASGPSDSPSSSSQSSRTCYLPEPAVDMKQRFIGHCNIGTDIKQANFLGQRGEYVASGSDDGRWFIWEKRTGRLIKILNGDGSGPLSFWNHLECTTFLRVRYACVHLNVLKAKGLLIFVCWVLYSVDW
- the LOC108331783 gene encoding protein ALTERED SEED GERMINATION 2 isoform X2, producing MDSIPFRDGNIHAILDSRYLNSPLDVNHTLQTHSSLIRRLSQERELEGHLGCVNAVAWNSKGTMLISGSDDTRINIWSYSGRKLLHSIDTGHTANIFCTKFIPETSDELVASGAGDAEVRLFNLSRLSGSGSSDNSIIAPSALYQCHARRVKKLAVENGNPNVVWSASEDGTLRQHDFREGTSCPPAGSSHQECRNILLDLRSGSKRSLGDPPKQVLSLKSCDISSTRPHLLLVGGSDAFARLYDRRMLPPLSSCRKRMSPPPCVNYFCPMHLSDRGHPSLHLTHVTFSPDGHEVLLSYSGEHAYLMNVNHAGMNEMQYTSGDVSKMMTYSPIVNGIELQSCVSNVFPNGFPIKKNIAAKLDKCRKLIKYAKKSLDNGIPYYGIEACNEVLNGYSHIIGSALKHECLCTRAALLIKRDWKNDAHMAIRDCYAARKIDNSSYKALFYMSEALSQLGRHEDALDFAVASHSLAPLKSEVAERVENVKKDIALAEAEKNSKANDGASRSDIRGGRILSLSDILYRPEANGDVPQDGSRSDRDDSDYDEELELDFETSISGDEAQDLDSNILHGSLNVRIHRRGDSRDNAGASGPSDSPSSSSQSSRTCYLPEPAVDMKQRFIGHCNIGTDIKQANFLGQRGEYVASGSDDGRWFIWEKRTGRLIKILNGDGSGPLSFWNHLECTTFLRVRYACVHLNVLKAKGLLIFVCWTNFFVLGLIWNRGARVFVFDWNTSKL
- the LOC108331783 gene encoding protein ALTERED SEED GERMINATION 2 isoform X6, with the translated sequence MDSIPFRDGNIHAILDSRYLNSPLDVNHTLQTHSSLIRRLSQERELEGHLGCVNAVAWNSKGTMLISGSDDTRINIWSYSGRKLLHSIDTGHTANIFCTKFIPETSDELVASGAGDAEVRLFNLSRLSGSGSSDNSIIAPSALYQCHARRVKKLAVENGNPNVVWSASEDGTLRQHDFREGTSCPPAGSSHQECRNILLDLRSGSKRSLGDPPKQVLSLKSCDISSTRPHLLLVGGSDAFARLYDRRMLPPLSSCRKRMSPPPCVNYFCPMHLSDRGHPSLHLTHVTFSPDGHEVLLSYSGEHAYLMNVNHAGMNEMQYTSGDVSKMMTYSPIVNGIELQSCVSNVFPNGFPIKKNIAAKLDKCRKLIKYAKKSLDNGIPYYGIEACNEVLNGYSHIIGSALKHECLCTRAALLIKRDWKNDAHMAIRDCYAARKIDNSSYKALFYMSEALSQLGRHEDALDFAVASHSLAPLKSEVAERVENVKKDIALAEAEKNSKANDGASRSDIRGGRILSLSDILYRPEANGDVPQDGSRSDRDDSDYDEELELDFETSISGDEAQDLDSNILHGSLNVRIHRRGDSRDNAGASGPSDSPSSSSQSSRTCYLPEPAVDMKQRFIGHCNIGTDIKQANFLGQRGPLSFWNHLECTTFLRVRYACVHLNVLKAKGLLIFVCWTNFFVLGLIWNRGARVFVFDWNTSKL
- the LOC108331783 gene encoding protein ALTERED SEED GERMINATION 2 isoform X3 yields the protein MDSIPFRDGNIHAILDSRYLNSPLDVNHTLQTHSSLIRRLSQERELEGHLGCVNAVAWNSKGTMLISGSDDTRVRLFNLSRLSGSGSSDNSIIAPSALYQCHARRVKKLAVENGNPNVVWSASEDGTLRQHDFREGTSCPPAGSSHQECRNILLDLRSGSKRSLGDPPKQVLSLKSCDISSTRPHLLLVGGSDAFARLYDRRMLPPLSSCRKRMSPPPCVNYFCPMHLSDRGHPSLHLTHVTFSPDGHEVLLSYSGEHAYLMNVNHAGMNEMQYTSGDVSKMMTYSPIVNGIELQSCVSNVFPNGFPIKKNIAAKLDKCRKLIKYAKKSLDNGIPYYGIEACNEVLNGYSHIIGSALKHECLCTRAALLIKRDWKNDAHMAIRDCYAARKIDNSSYKALFYMSEALSQLGRHEDALDFAVASHSLAPLKSEVAERVENVKKDIALAEAEKNSKANDGASRSDIRGGRILSLSDILYRPEANGDVPQDGSRSDRDDSDYDEELELDFETSISGDEAQDLDSNILHGSLNVRIHRRGDSRDNAGASGPSDSPSSSSQSSRTCYLPEPAVDMKQRFIGHCNIGTDIKQANFLGQRGEYVASGSDDGRWFIWEKRTGRLIKILNGDGSVVNCIQCHPFDFVVATSGIDSTIKIWTPSAPVPSSVADGSAGPETCDVLAAIESNQQKLSRSRNSILPFELLEPFRMHDFPEGSLRLRPFECAQS
- the LOC108331783 gene encoding protein ALTERED SEED GERMINATION 2 isoform X1, with product MDSIPFRDGNIHAILDSRYLNSPLDVNHTLQTHSSLIRRLSQERELEGHLGCVNAVAWNSKGTMLISGSDDTRINIWSYSGRKLLHSIDTGHTANIFCTKFIPETSDELVASGAGDAEVRLFNLSRLSGSGSSDNSIIAPSALYQCHARRVKKLAVENGNPNVVWSASEDGTLRQHDFREGTSCPPAGSSHQECRNILLDLRSGSKRSLGDPPKQVLSLKSCDISSTRPHLLLVGGSDAFARLYDRRMLPPLSSCRKRMSPPPCVNYFCPMHLSDRGHPSLHLTHVTFSPDGHEVLLSYSGEHAYLMNVNHAGMNEMQYTSGDVSKMMTYSPIVNGIELQSCVSNVFPNGFPIKKNIAAKLDKCRKLIKYAKKSLDNGIPYYGIEACNEVLNGYSHIIGSALKHECLCTRAALLIKRDWKNDAHMAIRDCYAARKIDNSSYKALFYMSEALSQLGRHEDALDFAVASHSLAPLKSEVAERVENVKKDIALAEAEKNSKANDGASRSDIRGGRILSLSDILYRPEANGDVPQDGSRSDRDDSDYDEELELDFETSISGDEAQDLDSNILHGSLNVRIHRRGDSRDNAGASGPSDSPSSSSQSSRTCYLPEPAVDMKQRFIGHCNIGTDIKQANFLGQRGEYVASGSDDGRWFIWEKRTGRLIKILNGDGSVVNCIQCHPFDFVVATSGIDSTIKIWTPSAPVPSSVADGSAGPETCDVLAAIESNQQKLSRSRNSILPFELLEPFRMHDFPEGSLRLRPFECAQS
- the LOC108331783 gene encoding protein ALTERED SEED GERMINATION 2 isoform X5; its protein translation is MLISGSDDTRINIWSYSGRKLLHSIDTGHTANIFCTKFIPETSDELVASGAGDAEVRLFNLSRLSGSGSSDNSIIAPSALYQCHARRVKKLAVENGNPNVVWSASEDGTLRQHDFREGTSCPPAGSSHQECRNILLDLRSGSKRSLGDPPKQVLSLKSCDISSTRPHLLLVGGSDAFARLYDRRMLPPLSSCRKRMSPPPCVNYFCPMHLSDRGHPSLHLTHVTFSPDGHEVLLSYSGEHAYLMNVNHAGMNEMQYTSGDVSKMMTYSPIVNGIELQSCVSNVFPNGFPIKKNIAAKLDKCRKLIKYAKKSLDNGIPYYGIEACNEVLNGYSHIIGSALKHECLCTRAALLIKRDWKNDAHMAIRDCYAARKIDNSSYKALFYMSEALSQLGRHEDALDFAVASHSLAPLKSEVAERVENVKKDIALAEAEKNSKANDGASRSDIRGGRILSLSDILYRPEANGDVPQDGSRSDRDDSDYDEELELDFETSISGDEAQDLDSNILHGSLNVRIHRRGDSRDNAGASGPSDSPSSSSQSSRTCYLPEPAVDMKQRFIGHCNIGTDIKQANFLGQRGEYVASGSDDGRWFIWEKRTGRLIKILNGDGSVVNCIQCHPFDFVVATSGIDSTIKIWTPSAPVPSSVADGSAGPETCDVLAAIESNQQKLSRSRNSILPFELLEPFRMHDFPEGSLRLRPFECAQS